One part of the Vicia villosa cultivar HV-30 ecotype Madison, WI linkage group LG6, Vvil1.0, whole genome shotgun sequence genome encodes these proteins:
- the LOC131611951 gene encoding cyanidin 3-O-galactoside 2''-O-xylosyltransferase FGGT1-like has protein sequence MDQASSLHIAMFPWFAMGHLTPYLHLSNKLAKRGHKISFLIPKKTQTKLEQFNLYPNLITFFPLNVPHVDGLPFGAETTSDVSLALGPLIMTAMDQTHDQVELLLTQLNPNIVFFDFTFWLPKITQRLKIKSFQYFIVNPATLSYTTSPSRMCKSINLTEFDLIKPPKGYPNRNTSSFNLYPHEAKFLALKRNFEFGSGVLFYDRLYNGLRFTDAIGFKGCREIEGPYIDYLEQEFGKPVFLSGPVLPEPPKTVLDEKWGSWLDGFKNGSIVYCALGSEWKLSEYQFHELLLGLELTGFPFLAILKPPIGFDTIEEAFPEGFKERVKEKGIVHSGWIQQQLILEHASVGCFVTHCGAGSLTEGLINSCQIVLMPHLDSDHIINARIMSRDLKVGVEVEKGEEDGLFRKESICEAVKVVMDDENEIGVEVRTNHAKMRKLLLSYDFESSCVDGFCEKLQELVR, from the coding sequence ATGGATCAAGCTTCTTCTTTGCACATAGCAATGTTTCCATGGTTTGCAATGGGACACCTAACTCCATATCTTCATCTATCAAACAAATTAGCCAAAAGGGGACACAAAATCTCATTCTTGATTCCCAAGAAAACACAAACAAAGTTAGAACAATTCAATCTCTACCCAAACCTCATCACTTTCTTCCCTCTCAATGTTCCTCACGTTGATGGCCTTCCCTTTGGTGCTGAAACAACTTCTGATGTTTCCTTAGCTTTAGGTCCACTCATCATGACAGCTATGGATCAAACACATGACCAAGTTGAACTTCTCCTCACTCAACTAAACCCTAATATTGTTTTCTTTGATTTCACTTTTTGGCTACCGAAGATAACCcaacgtttgaaaatcaaatcttttcaatacTTCATTGTTAATCCAGCAACACTTTCTTATACTACTTCTCCATCAAGGATGTGTAAAAGTATAAACTTGACTGAATTTGATCTTATAAAACCTCCAAAAGGGTACCCTAACCGTAATACTTCATCTTTCAATCTTTACCCTCATGAAGCAAAGTTCCTTGctttaaaaagaaattttgaaTTTGGAAGTGGGGTTCTTTTCTATGATAGGCTTTATAATGGTTTGAGGTTTACTGATGCAATTGGGTTTAAAGGGTGTAGAGAAATTGAAGGGCCTTATATAGATTACCTTGAACAAGAGTTTGGTAAACCTGTTTTTCTTTCAGGACCGGTTTTACCTGAACCACCAAAAACTGTTTTAGATGAAAAATGGGGTTCTTGGCTTGATGGATTCAAGAATGGTTCAATAGTTTACTGTGCACTTGGAAGTGAATGGAAGTTATCAGAATATCAGTTTCATGAACTGCTGTTAGGACTTGAGTTAACAGGTTTTCCTTTTCTGGCAATTCTTAAACCTCCTATTGGTTTCGATACGATCGAAGAAGCTTTTCCGGAAGGGTTTAAGGAAAGAGTGAAGGAGAAAGGGATTGTTCATAGTGGATGGATACAGCAACAATTGATTCTGGAACATGCTTCTGTTGGTTGTTTTGTAACACATTGTGGCGCGGGTTCGTTGACAGAAGGGCTAATAAATAGCTGTCAGATAGTGTTGATGCCGCATTTAGACAGTGATCATATCATTAATGCAAGGATTATGAGTAGGGATTTGAAGGTTGGAGTTGAAGTGGAGAAGGGTGAAGAAGATGGATTGTTCAGAAAGGAAAGTATTTGTGAGGCTGTGAAAGTTGTGATGGATGATGAGAATGAGATTGGTGTAGAAGTTAGGACTAATCATGCTAAAATGAGGAAGCTCTTATTAAGTTATGATTTTGAGTCATCATGTGTTGATGGTTTCTGTGAAAAGCTTCAAGAGTTAGTCAGGTGA